A window of Streptomyces sp. SAI-127 contains these coding sequences:
- a CDS encoding extracellular solute-binding protein has translation MRRDHTAEAVSPTAATFLSRRGFLGAVGGGLAATTLAACGSGGGSTGSSSEIVFMNQSRGQAAALGQLAQKYTRQTGVKIKVDNVGPADFLTKLQSSSQSRDMPDIYSAMDSFSMAPYYKAGWAMDLSDRMKGSWGDTFRPTTVKASTFAADNSQGVKPGIYSAHWEAPALGIFINAAMFKAAGLDPDKAATTMSEFIDQLVKIKRSGKDPFWFAASNSNQLVQSYASNYFTDEELNATFLGKSSWKSDGWRKSLQILVDLRDAGVISTGSIPSGNSDNPNVEKAFFNTQGVAAIFDGTSAVGVARATAPDFTDFRSLAVPKADDGTQTPRLVGGTAKGAAINPRSKNAAKALKFVQWLTEPDQQQVFAEKVPLIPSARAVSEKNIPQQLAGIAAKISDVQLVENQMKVQVITALQKGAQAIVLKERTVDQVLGDLDAAQRSA, from the coding sequence ATGAGGCGAGACCACACCGCGGAGGCTGTTTCGCCGACCGCCGCCACATTCCTGTCCCGGCGCGGTTTCCTCGGCGCCGTCGGCGGCGGACTGGCCGCCACGACGCTGGCCGCCTGCGGGTCGGGCGGGGGCAGTACGGGAAGTAGCTCCGAGATCGTGTTCATGAACCAGTCCCGCGGACAGGCGGCAGCGCTCGGACAGCTGGCGCAGAAGTACACGCGGCAGACCGGCGTGAAGATCAAGGTCGACAACGTCGGACCCGCCGACTTCCTGACCAAGCTCCAGTCGAGCTCCCAGTCCCGCGACATGCCGGACATCTACTCGGCGATGGACTCGTTCTCCATGGCGCCCTACTACAAGGCCGGTTGGGCCATGGACCTGAGCGACCGGATGAAGGGCAGCTGGGGGGACACCTTCCGGCCCACCACGGTCAAGGCGTCGACGTTCGCTGCGGACAATTCGCAGGGCGTGAAGCCGGGCATCTACAGCGCCCACTGGGAGGCCCCGGCCCTGGGGATCTTCATCAACGCCGCGATGTTCAAGGCCGCCGGCCTCGACCCGGACAAGGCGGCCACCACCATGAGCGAGTTCATCGACCAACTGGTCAAGATCAAGAGGTCCGGGAAGGACCCCTTCTGGTTCGCGGCCAGCAACTCCAACCAGCTGGTCCAGTCCTACGCCTCCAACTACTTCACCGACGAGGAGCTGAACGCCACGTTCCTCGGCAAGTCCAGCTGGAAGAGCGACGGCTGGCGCAAGAGCCTGCAGATCCTGGTCGACCTGCGGGACGCCGGTGTGATCTCCACGGGCTCGATTCCCTCGGGCAACAGCGACAACCCGAACGTGGAGAAGGCCTTCTTCAACACCCAGGGCGTCGCCGCCATCTTCGACGGCACCTCCGCCGTCGGTGTGGCCCGCGCGACCGCCCCTGACTTCACGGACTTCCGCTCCCTCGCGGTCCCCAAGGCCGACGACGGCACGCAGACGCCGCGCCTGGTGGGCGGCACGGCCAAGGGGGCCGCGATCAACCCCAGGAGCAAGAACGCGGCCAAGGCCCTCAAGTTCGTCCAGTGGCTGACCGAGCCGGACCAGCAGCAGGTCTTCGCCGAGAAGGTTCCGCTCATCCCCTCCGCGCGCGCTGTGTCCGAGAAGAACATTCCGCAGCAACTGGCGGGTATCGCCGCGAAGATCTCCGACGTCCAACTCGTCGAGAACCAGATGAAAGTGCAGGTCATCACCGCCCTGCAGAAGGGCGCTCAGGCCATCGTGCTCAAGGAGCGCACGGTCGACCAGGTGCTCGGTGACCTCGACGCGGCGCAGCGGAGCGCCTAG
- a CDS encoding sugar ABC transporter permease: MRHRTRMLAAGVFLAPALAMIAVFTVVPFVQGILLSFQSWDGVSLDAPYVGLANYRFVLHDTEFWGSMKNAVVFGVVGLVVANAVSLVMALAVHRARRGAAFFRTVYYLPGVFSTVVVGVMFAWFLDPKIGVVNQALKATGLDGLQHNWLGDPETALIAVAVVFVWYHWGFGFILFLAGRQDVPQELYEAASLDGARGWAQFRYVTWPSMSHVTGIVSVLTLLSGLQIFGTVQVLTNGGPAGHTEVPTLDIYQQAFQFSEYGRAAAMSVIFGVCLIVLACVQLWVSRRLGGSTGSRAEKGS; the protein is encoded by the coding sequence GTGAGGCACCGCACCCGGATGCTGGCCGCCGGCGTCTTCCTGGCGCCGGCGCTGGCCATGATCGCCGTGTTCACGGTCGTCCCTTTCGTTCAGGGCATCCTGCTGAGCTTCCAGTCCTGGGACGGGGTGAGTCTGGACGCGCCTTACGTCGGGCTCGCCAACTACCGCTTCGTCCTGCACGACACCGAGTTCTGGGGCTCGATGAAGAACGCCGTCGTCTTCGGCGTCGTCGGTCTGGTCGTCGCCAACGCGGTGTCGCTGGTCATGGCGCTGGCCGTGCACCGCGCCCGCCGCGGGGCGGCGTTCTTCCGCACCGTCTACTACCTGCCCGGGGTGTTCTCCACGGTGGTGGTGGGCGTGATGTTCGCATGGTTCCTCGACCCGAAGATCGGGGTCGTCAATCAGGCGCTGAAGGCGACCGGACTCGACGGACTCCAGCACAACTGGCTGGGTGACCCCGAGACGGCCCTGATCGCGGTCGCCGTCGTGTTCGTCTGGTACCACTGGGGCTTCGGCTTCATCCTCTTCCTCGCCGGCCGGCAGGACGTGCCCCAGGAGCTGTACGAGGCCGCGTCGCTGGACGGGGCCCGCGGCTGGGCCCAGTTCCGCTATGTCACCTGGCCCTCGATGTCCCATGTCACCGGCATCGTCAGCGTCCTGACCCTGCTGAGCGGACTGCAGATCTTCGGCACCGTCCAGGTGCTGACCAACGGGGGCCCCGCCGGACATACCGAGGTCCCCACTCTCGACATCTACCAACAGGCCTTCCAGTTCAGCGAGTACGGTCGCGCGGCCGCGATGTCGGTCATCTTCGGGGTGTGCCTGATCGTCCTCGCCTGCGTCCAGCTGTGGGTCTCCCGCAGGCTCGGTGGAAGCACGGGCTCGCGGGCGGAGAAGGGAAGTTGA
- a CDS encoding carbohydrate ABC transporter permease has product MALYALLIAGALEALVPVLWILSGSLQSAEQLYKGTDPIPHPFEWGNFATAWNEGGFSQYLPNSLLYTAASVVGILVIASMAGYALARIEFPGRGAVVGAILVIMIIPLPASFIAQYKLLITLGLANTRVGYILVLIAGGLPISILIMRGFFASQPKELEEAAAIDGASLLGTFWRIILPLARPGLVAVAVIQAMGVWNEYLMGLVLFNDSSLMPVQRGLTNFVSAESPQQQILLAASLIAVLPIVVFYAIAQRHIISGLSAGALK; this is encoded by the coding sequence ATGGCCCTGTACGCCCTGCTGATCGCCGGAGCGCTGGAAGCACTGGTGCCGGTGCTGTGGATACTGAGCGGATCCCTGCAGAGCGCCGAGCAGCTGTACAAGGGAACTGACCCCATCCCTCACCCCTTCGAATGGGGCAACTTCGCCACCGCGTGGAACGAGGGCGGCTTCAGCCAGTACCTGCCCAACAGCCTCCTCTACACCGCGGCCTCGGTCGTCGGGATCCTGGTCATCGCGAGCATGGCCGGGTACGCCCTGGCCCGCATCGAGTTCCCCGGACGAGGTGCCGTGGTGGGCGCCATCCTCGTCATCATGATCATCCCTCTGCCGGCCTCGTTCATCGCCCAGTACAAGCTGCTGATCACGCTCGGGCTCGCCAACACCCGCGTCGGCTACATCCTCGTACTCATCGCCGGCGGGCTGCCGATCTCCATCCTGATCATGCGCGGGTTCTTCGCCAGCCAGCCCAAGGAACTGGAGGAAGCCGCCGCCATCGACGGTGCCTCCCTGCTCGGCACCTTCTGGCGGATCATCCTCCCGCTGGCCCGGCCCGGTCTGGTCGCGGTGGCCGTCATCCAGGCCATGGGGGTCTGGAACGAGTACCTCATGGGACTGGTGCTGTTCAACGACAGTTCGCTGATGCCCGTGCAGCGCGGGCTCACCAACTTCGTCTCGGCGGAGTCCCCGCAACAACAGATCCTGCTCGCCGCCTCGCTCATCGCGGTGCTGCCGATCGTCGTCTTCTACGCGATCGCACAGCGCCACATCATCAGCGGTCTTTCGGCCGGAGCGCTCAAGTGA
- a CDS encoding beta-galactosidase — protein MADLPARVLFGAAYYHEYRPPYGTEQAEEQLKNDLDLMAEAHFTVIRVGESVWSTWEPENGTFDLDWLQPVLDGARERGISVILGTPTYAVPPWLARQYPEICGERATGQRIGWGARQEVDYTHPAFLFHAERVIRRILARYARHPAVIGFQVDNEPGLELFHNHGLFQRFTDHLRRKYGDVETLNREWGLVYWSHRLTTWADLWTPDGNAQPQYDVAWREFQAGQTTEFIAWQAGITREYALPEQFVTTCVSYPRPGVEDHELNEALDIAAGNPYYAMQDALLLPDEREAEHGKTTGAWSISQIADRMYSSRQAPFLVTETNAATIGGCWDNRPAYDGQWRQAAWALVARGARMIEYWHWHTLHFGAETYVGGILPHSGRPGRVYDELARLGGEFETAGPLVAGIEPDADITMVYSTPSKWLMQKYPPLANQHGGPDPAAYHGIFDPFYRGAFEAGRQVRIVHARQLHDPRGEVPGPSPEEAVRLHPVLVVPALYVTDDGTLDWLAAYAHAGGHLVLGPRTGYADHEARARQEPAPARLTTAAGVQYEEFSNLVREIPLRAVPGSPLELPEQATATRWVDGLTALDAEVLAAYGHPHFGRWPAITTRRHGAGRVTCVGTVPGRDLARALAAWLAPAPSSGWQNLPPSVTAATGTSPDGHRVHVVHNWSWDPTHVTAPVALADVLDGTSAPAGTALRLGAWDVRIFVTAGDETASA, from the coding sequence ATGGCGGACCTGCCCGCCCGCGTTCTCTTCGGTGCCGCGTACTACCACGAGTACCGGCCGCCCTACGGCACCGAACAGGCCGAGGAGCAGCTCAAGAACGACCTCGACCTGATGGCCGAGGCGCATTTCACCGTCATCCGGGTCGGCGAGTCGGTCTGGTCGACCTGGGAGCCGGAGAACGGAACGTTCGACCTCGACTGGCTCCAGCCCGTCCTCGACGGCGCCCGGGAGCGCGGGATCTCCGTCATCCTGGGCACACCGACCTACGCGGTCCCGCCGTGGCTGGCCCGGCAGTACCCGGAGATCTGCGGCGAACGGGCCACCGGGCAGCGCATCGGCTGGGGAGCGCGTCAGGAGGTCGACTACACCCACCCCGCCTTCCTCTTCCACGCCGAACGCGTCATCCGCCGCATCCTCGCCCGTTACGCCCGCCACCCCGCGGTCATCGGCTTCCAGGTGGACAACGAGCCCGGCCTGGAGCTCTTCCACAACCACGGTCTCTTCCAGCGCTTCACCGACCACCTGCGCCGCAAGTACGGTGACGTGGAGACCCTCAACCGGGAGTGGGGCCTGGTCTACTGGTCGCACCGCCTGACCACGTGGGCCGACCTGTGGACGCCGGACGGCAACGCCCAGCCGCAGTACGACGTCGCCTGGCGGGAGTTCCAGGCCGGGCAGACCACCGAGTTCATCGCCTGGCAGGCGGGCATCACCCGCGAGTACGCCCTCCCCGAGCAGTTCGTCACCACCTGCGTCTCCTATCCCCGCCCGGGGGTGGAGGACCATGAGCTCAACGAGGCCCTGGACATCGCCGCGGGCAACCCGTACTACGCGATGCAGGACGCCCTGCTGCTGCCCGACGAACGCGAGGCCGAGCACGGGAAGACCACCGGCGCCTGGTCGATCTCCCAGATCGCGGACCGGATGTACTCCTCCCGCCAGGCCCCGTTCCTGGTCACCGAGACCAACGCGGCCACCATCGGCGGTTGCTGGGACAACCGCCCCGCCTACGACGGCCAGTGGCGGCAGGCCGCGTGGGCGCTGGTGGCGCGTGGGGCGCGGATGATCGAGTACTGGCACTGGCACACCCTGCACTTCGGGGCCGAGACGTACGTGGGCGGCATCCTCCCGCACAGCGGCAGGCCGGGCCGTGTGTACGACGAACTGGCCCGCTTGGGAGGCGAGTTCGAAACCGCGGGCCCGCTGGTCGCCGGCATCGAGCCGGACGCCGACATCACCATGGTGTACTCGACGCCGAGCAAGTGGCTGATGCAGAAGTACCCGCCCCTGGCGAACCAGCACGGCGGACCCGATCCGGCCGCCTACCACGGCATCTTCGATCCCTTCTACCGCGGCGCCTTCGAGGCGGGCCGACAGGTCCGCATCGTGCACGCCCGCCAGCTGCACGACCCCCGCGGCGAAGTCCCCGGTCCGAGCCCCGAGGAGGCCGTACGCCTCCATCCGGTCCTGGTCGTTCCGGCGCTGTACGTGACCGACGACGGGACACTGGACTGGCTCGCGGCCTACGCCCACGCGGGCGGCCACCTGGTCCTCGGACCGCGGACCGGCTACGCCGACCACGAGGCACGGGCCCGCCAGGAACCCGCACCGGCACGACTCACCACGGCCGCCGGAGTCCAGTACGAGGAATTCAGCAACCTGGTGCGGGAAATCCCGCTGCGCGCTGTGCCCGGCAGCCCGCTGGAGCTGCCGGAGCAGGCGACGGCCACGCGCTGGGTCGACGGACTCACGGCCCTGGACGCCGAGGTGCTCGCCGCGTACGGCCACCCGCACTTCGGACGCTGGCCCGCCATCACCACCCGCCGCCACGGCGCGGGCCGGGTCACCTGCGTCGGCACTGTTCCCGGCCGCGACCTCGCCAGGGCGCTCGCCGCCTGGCTGGCACCCGCCCCGAGCAGCGGCTGGCAGAACCTGCCGCCGTCGGTCACCGCCGCCACCGGGACCTCCCCCGACGGCCACCGCGTCCACGTCGTCCACAACTGGAGCTGGGACCCCACGCACGTCACGGCACCGGTGGCACTCGCCGACGTGCTCGACGGCACCTCCGCACCCGCCGGCACAGCACTGCGCCTCGGCGCCTGGGACGTACGGATCTTCGTCACCGCGGGCGACGAGACGGCCTCAGCCTGA
- a CDS encoding toxin Doc, whose product MHLHIDVSWLLDVQETALGSEDMSVADYSALVAAVARHKTKLPTLQAADPDAAWRAAALMHTIVRLEPLPHRNSLYAAFVAAQYMDQSGEGIDPPYGALSDLVRKIRDARLRVPEVADQVRSWKI is encoded by the coding sequence ATGCACTTGCACATCGACGTCTCCTGGCTCCTCGACGTCCAGGAGACCGCCCTCGGCTCCGAGGACATGTCCGTCGCCGACTACTCCGCCCTGGTCGCCGCCGTGGCCCGGCACAAGACCAAACTCCCCACCCTTCAGGCAGCCGACCCGGACGCCGCCTGGCGGGCTGCCGCGCTCATGCACACCATCGTGCGCCTGGAGCCGCTCCCGCACCGCAACAGCCTCTACGCCGCGTTCGTCGCGGCCCAGTACATGGACCAGTCCGGCGAGGGCATCGACCCGCCCTACGGCGCCCTGTCCGACCTTGTACGGAAAATCCGCGACGCCCGCCTGCGGGTTCCCGAAGTCGCCGACCAAGTTCGCTCCTGGAAAATCTGA
- a CDS encoding helix-turn-helix domain-containing protein: MNRSIAAADHGAERTMVFVLYDKVTLQDVAAPLEIFARANDFGARYRVLLVSPTGQPVGTTAFTRLSADMPVTDAPDSIDTLLVPGGVPADFTFASGTHDIPEELTPDTVPEALAMVQELAPRASRIASVCTGAFVLAALGLLDGRRATTHWAHCARLAREYPRIKVDLDALFVQDGPFVTGAGISAGTDMALAIVENDYGTDVARRVARWMVVFLQRPGGQAQFSVWSEAGAPTTRGLRQVLDSVVLDPAADHSTAAMAARAAVSERHLGRMFRDEVGVTPARYVEQTRLEAAKLLLVSGDDSQESVARRAGFGSPETMRRIFRRNLGVSPGGYRSRFRTTGIDRQETEPDQDD, encoded by the coding sequence ATGAACCGGAGTATCGCGGCCGCGGACCACGGCGCCGAGCGGACCATGGTCTTCGTCCTGTACGACAAGGTGACGCTGCAGGACGTGGCGGCGCCGCTGGAGATCTTCGCCCGGGCCAACGACTTCGGGGCCCGCTACCGCGTGCTGCTGGTCTCGCCCACGGGGCAACCGGTCGGGACCACCGCCTTCACGCGGCTGAGCGCGGACATGCCCGTGACCGACGCTCCCGACTCCATTGACACCCTCCTCGTGCCGGGAGGTGTACCGGCCGACTTCACGTTCGCTTCGGGCACGCACGACATTCCGGAGGAGCTGACCCCGGACACGGTCCCCGAGGCGCTGGCGATGGTCCAGGAGCTGGCGCCCCGGGCCTCGCGAATCGCCTCCGTCTGTACCGGCGCCTTCGTGCTGGCGGCCCTCGGGCTGTTGGACGGACGCCGAGCGACGACCCACTGGGCGCACTGCGCGCGACTCGCCCGGGAGTACCCCCGCATCAAGGTGGATCTGGACGCCCTCTTCGTCCAGGACGGCCCCTTCGTCACCGGTGCCGGCATCAGCGCGGGAACCGACATGGCCCTGGCCATCGTAGAGAACGACTACGGCACCGACGTCGCCCGCAGGGTGGCCCGGTGGATGGTTGTCTTCCTGCAACGCCCGGGCGGCCAGGCCCAGTTCAGCGTCTGGTCCGAGGCGGGCGCCCCCACCACGCGCGGCCTGCGCCAGGTCCTGGACTCAGTGGTCCTCGATCCGGCGGCGGACCACTCGACTGCCGCGATGGCCGCACGCGCCGCGGTGAGCGAACGCCACCTGGGGCGGATGTTCCGCGACGAGGTGGGCGTGACACCGGCCCGCTACGTGGAGCAGACCCGGCTGGAGGCGGCCAAGCTTCTCCTGGTGAGCGGCGATGACAGCCAGGAGTCCGTCGCACGGCGTGCCGGCTTCGGCTCCCCGGAGACGATGAGACGGATCTTCCGCCGCAACCTCGGCGTCTCGCCGGGCGGCTACCGCAGCCGGTTCCGTACCACCGGCATCGACCGCCAGGAGACGGAGCCCGACCAGGACGACTGA
- a CDS encoding DUF1097 domain-containing protein has translation MRQLNALSISIGVLGGVATLITATVLTVPVWVIFIAWASFFILGAGTDGMARSIASNLTGIVIASLTLLVIHALGGGTAIAAIAVGVGSAAMVQASKIPLLSKLPAIVWGFASTVGTVAATGHDITTASISNPALVAALSMVLGAVFGIASEYWGAAMTARPAAEPTPEGQS, from the coding sequence ATGCGCCAGCTAAATGCTCTTTCGATCAGTATCGGCGTGCTCGGCGGAGTCGCCACGCTGATCACCGCAACCGTCCTGACCGTTCCGGTCTGGGTCATCTTCATTGCCTGGGCCTCCTTCTTCATTCTCGGAGCCGGCACCGACGGCATGGCGAGGTCGATCGCCTCGAACCTGACCGGCATTGTCATCGCCTCGCTCACACTGCTGGTCATCCACGCGCTGGGCGGTGGCACCGCCATCGCCGCCATCGCCGTGGGCGTCGGCAGCGCCGCCATGGTGCAGGCGTCGAAGATCCCCCTGCTCTCGAAACTCCCGGCCATCGTGTGGGGATTCGCCTCCACGGTCGGCACCGTGGCCGCCACCGGCCACGACATCACCACCGCGTCCATCAGCAACCCGGCGCTCGTCGCGGCGCTGTCCATGGTCCTGGGCGCTGTGTTCGGCATCGCCTCGGAGTACTGGGGAGCCGCGATGACCGCACGCCCGGCCGCCGAGCCGACCCCGGAAGGGCAGTCATGA
- the nthB gene encoding nitrile hydratase subunit beta: protein MKLQHHLGGLENLGPVAYEPRVFVEDWEQRIFGIHVAMMGLSAHLGDAVPQYPIDDVPTAFSSVWTWADLRKGAEAMHPFAYFQYRYYEKWLGGIGGFFVSQGYITAEELDAKAAEYLQEPGLDLPEGGDERIDDQVVRYLREGDSPRQGPAESPAFAVGDRVTVTDVPPTEHTRLPGNLRGRTGTVERVFEGNYGYFCSTGPDGIGEPMPVYAVRFEPTDIWGELAEPGAVLYGELYQAYLTHATEEQQ from the coding sequence ATGAAACTTCAGCACCATCTCGGAGGCCTGGAAAACCTCGGCCCCGTCGCCTACGAGCCCCGTGTCTTCGTCGAGGACTGGGAGCAGCGCATCTTCGGCATCCACGTCGCGATGATGGGCCTGAGCGCCCACCTCGGCGACGCCGTACCCCAGTACCCGATCGACGACGTACCCACTGCCTTCTCCTCCGTCTGGACCTGGGCGGACCTGCGCAAGGGCGCCGAGGCGATGCACCCCTTCGCCTACTTCCAGTACCGCTACTACGAGAAGTGGCTCGGCGGCATCGGCGGATTCTTCGTCTCCCAGGGCTACATCACCGCGGAGGAGCTGGACGCGAAGGCCGCGGAGTACCTCCAGGAGCCGGGACTCGACCTGCCCGAGGGCGGGGACGAACGCATCGACGACCAGGTCGTCCGTTACCTGCGCGAGGGCGACTCACCCCGCCAGGGTCCGGCCGAATCCCCCGCTTTCGCCGTCGGTGACCGGGTGACCGTCACGGACGTGCCGCCCACCGAACACACCCGGCTGCCGGGCAACCTGCGCGGCCGCACCGGCACCGTGGAGCGCGTCTTCGAGGGCAACTACGGCTACTTCTGCTCCACCGGCCCCGACGGCATCGGAGAGCCGATGCCCGTCTACGCCGTCCGCTTCGAACCGACCGACATCTGGGGAGAACTCGCCGAACCCGGCGCCGTGCTCTACGGCGAGCTCTACCAGGCCTACCTCACCCACGCGACGGAGGAACAGCAGTGA
- the nthA gene encoding nitrile hydratase subunit alpha, which translates to MTVQFGYPEDREAHSAARVRALEALLIEKGVITDATVDKVLGYFETDMTPLNGAKIVARAWTDPQFAERLVKDTPAAVAELDLPIGMDGAEGEHLQAVANAPGVHNLVICTLCSCFPWPVLGLPPYWYKDPTFRARAAREPRVVLKETGLDLDPSVELRVWDSSGHSRWFVIPQRPSGTDGMTEEELAALVTTESMIGIAAVPSPAAA; encoded by the coding sequence GTGACCGTTCAGTTCGGCTACCCCGAGGACCGCGAAGCCCACAGCGCCGCCCGCGTGCGGGCGCTGGAAGCCCTGCTCATCGAAAAGGGCGTGATCACCGACGCCACCGTCGACAAGGTCCTCGGCTACTTCGAGACCGACATGACGCCGCTCAACGGAGCCAAGATCGTCGCCCGCGCCTGGACCGACCCGCAGTTCGCGGAACGACTCGTCAAGGACACACCGGCCGCCGTCGCGGAACTCGACCTCCCCATCGGCATGGACGGCGCCGAAGGAGAACACCTGCAGGCCGTGGCCAACGCCCCCGGCGTGCACAACCTGGTCATCTGCACCCTGTGCTCCTGCTTCCCCTGGCCCGTGCTCGGCCTCCCGCCGTACTGGTACAAGGACCCGACCTTCCGCGCCCGCGCGGCCCGGGAGCCCCGTGTGGTGCTCAAGGAGACCGGCCTGGACCTCGACCCGTCCGTCGAACTGCGGGTGTGGGACAGCAGCGGCCATTCCCGCTGGTTCGTCATTCCGCAGCGCCCCTCCGGAACCGACGGCATGACCGAAGAGGAACTCGCCGCCCTGGTCACCACCGAATCGATGATCGGCATCGCCGCGGTTCCCTCTCCCGCCGCCGCCTGA
- a CDS encoding nitrile hydratase accessory protein, which translates to MEATATTTPAPPLHDTCVTDMNAPTFDADWQRRAFGVAVALSEFGHYPWDAFQQRLIAAIGAWEATSATEQGSWQYYEHWLAALESVLVDHDLVADDEMRALLGA; encoded by the coding sequence ATGGAGGCCACCGCCACCACCACGCCCGCCCCGCCCCTGCACGACACCTGCGTCACCGACATGAACGCGCCCACCTTCGACGCCGACTGGCAGCGCCGGGCGTTCGGCGTCGCCGTCGCCCTGTCCGAGTTCGGCCACTACCCCTGGGACGCGTTCCAGCAGAGACTCATCGCCGCCATCGGCGCATGGGAGGCCACCTCAGCGACCGAACAGGGCAGCTGGCAGTACTACGAGCACTGGCTCGCGGCGCTCGAAAGCGTACTGGTCGACCACGACCTGGTCGCCGACGACGAGATGCGTGCCCTGCTCGGGGCGTAA
- a CDS encoding HoxN/HupN/NixA family nickel/cobalt transporter — protein sequence MTTTTITAGRWTRAERLRITGIVGVIAALHVIGWSLYLFYASGPAGAGAFAGAGTLAYTLGMRHAFDADHIAAIDDTTRLMMQRGRRPVGVGFFFAMGHSTVVLALAFVVALAAGAAGSGIGTFRHVGGLVSQIVAMVFLLLVAVLNLMVLTGIVGLWRRMASGRLDQGELDLQLLNRGLMNRILGRRARGLIRSSWHMYPVGILFGLGLETASEITLLALSASAAAHGSGLPTLAVLSLPLLFAAGMSAFDTADSMLMTRLYSWAYRSPARRLYYNIATTGMTVAVAAFIASVYVAGLVADATRAGTLVTAYASLADHFELLGYIVVAIFAASWLCAAAVWRFRGLAEKYGDRHGAADDVPQRS from the coding sequence GTGACCACAACTACCATCACCGCCGGCCGATGGACCCGCGCCGAACGGCTACGCATCACGGGCATCGTCGGCGTCATCGCCGCCCTGCACGTCATCGGATGGAGCCTCTACCTCTTCTACGCCAGCGGTCCGGCCGGTGCCGGGGCCTTCGCCGGAGCCGGAACCCTCGCCTACACACTCGGCATGCGGCACGCCTTCGACGCGGACCACATCGCCGCCATCGACGACACCACCCGGCTGATGATGCAACGCGGACGCAGACCCGTCGGCGTGGGCTTCTTCTTCGCCATGGGCCACTCCACCGTGGTCCTCGCGCTCGCTTTCGTCGTCGCCCTCGCCGCGGGCGCCGCCGGTTCGGGCATCGGCACCTTCCGTCATGTCGGCGGCCTGGTCTCGCAGATCGTGGCCATGGTGTTCCTGCTGCTCGTCGCCGTGCTCAACCTCATGGTGCTGACCGGCATCGTCGGCCTGTGGCGGCGCATGGCGTCGGGCCGGCTGGACCAGGGCGAGCTTGATCTGCAACTGCTCAACCGCGGCCTGATGAACCGTATCCTCGGTCGCCGCGCCCGCGGACTGATCCGTTCGTCATGGCACATGTACCCGGTCGGCATTCTCTTCGGCCTCGGTCTGGAAACCGCCAGCGAGATCACCCTGCTCGCCCTCTCCGCCAGCGCCGCCGCCCACGGATCCGGCCTGCCGACCCTCGCCGTCCTCTCCCTCCCGCTGCTCTTCGCCGCGGGAATGAGCGCCTTCGACACCGCCGACAGCATGCTGATGACCCGCCTGTACTCGTGGGCGTACCGCAGCCCCGCACGCAGGCTCTACTACAACATCGCCACGACCGGCATGACCGTGGCCGTGGCCGCGTTCATCGCCAGCGTCTACGTTGCGGGCCTCGTCGCCGACGCCACCAGAGCCGGGACACTCGTCACGGCCTACGCCTCCCTGGCCGACCACTTCGAACTGCTCGGCTACATCGTGGTCGCCATCTTCGCGGCCTCCTGGCTCTGCGCCGCCGCCGTCTGGCGCTTCCGCGGACTCGCCGAGAAGTACGGCGACCGGCACGGCGCCGCTGATGACGTACCCCAGCGATCCTGA